CTGAAAAAGATATTGATACGCTGCAAAATCTTATCGTTAAATCAGCGCATTCTCTAGACGACATTCATTGGCTCATCGCAGGAGACGGGCCTCTAGCAACAAATTTGCGTGAAGCTGTTCCGAAAACAAATGTCACTTTTACTGGATATTTACAGGGCACGGATTTAGCTGAAGCATATGCTTGTTCTCATGTGATGGTATTTCCATCAGCTACTGAAACGTTCGGAAATGTCGTACTTGAATCATTTGCATGCGGTACACCTGTCATCGGAGCAAATAGTGGCGGGGTTAAAAATATTATTACAGATGGAAAAACGGGAATTCTTTGTCCACCAAAAGATACAGATTCCTTTCTATCCTCCATTAATTCTTTATTGCAAAATGAAGATCAACTTATGCAAATGGGCATAGCAGCTTCGTCTTATGCTAAATCAAAAAGCTGGGATGAGATCTTTCGTGGCTTACTTGACCAATATGAAGAAGTCCTTCAGCACACTGCATCAGAATTACTCGCTTAAACAGAAAAACTCCCTTCAAAGAACGAAGGGAGTTTATTACATGGTCATAAATTTTAGTTTAATAAATGATACATAAGGTTAAATATTGCATTATTTCTATATTTATTATAACAAAAATAAACATAACTAAACAGACTTGTAACAAAAACCCATAAAAATTAATATATGGTTATACAGTATTTTTTACTGTATGGTGATTTTAAGAAATTCCCCTTAAAATCAATTTACTCACATATCTTTATACAGTAATTGTTCCCCAATTTCTGTATATCAAAAAACCTTTCATTCATTTGAAAGGTCTTTTTGAGCCTGCACATATTCTTCTTTCGTATTCACATTTATAAACCAATCTGCGTTCGCTTGTACATCTTCACCGGCAACATATTTCACATTACATTGTGATAAAAGCTGGCCCATACTTCTTTTTTCTTCCTGAAGTAAAGCGTAAATCTTTTCTTTCACGCGATTATGGTACGCTGCAAGTAACGGTTGTTTTCTTCCATTAATAATAGGTACAATCGCATCATATTCATTACTCGTTTGCTCTAGTAAAATGGTAAACCATTCTTGCGAAACATTTGGCGCATCGCAAGGCATAATAGCGTACCAATCTGCTTCTATATATTCCATTCCTGATACAATTCCAGCAAGTGGTCCATTTCCTTTATAATGCGGAATATCTTCTATAACAGGAACTTGTACGAATTGCTCTACTCGCTCTTTTATATCGGAGTGACTAATGACTACAACTTCTTGCAACGCAGTTGTCATCACTTTCACAATATGCTCAACGAAAGTAGTCCCCTTCCAAATCGCTAACGCTTTCGGCTCACCAAATCTACTCGACATACCGCCCGCTAATACAATTCCAGTGTGCTTACTCATTGGCGATGCAGCTCAAATGTAATATGGCCTAATTCCGGTAAAATTAATTTATTCATCGCAAGGCGAACTGCTCCGCTAGATCCCGGCATCGAAAAGACTACTTTACGCCCAATTGTACCGCCAATTGCTCTACTTAACATTGCGCTACTTCCGATATCTTCTAAGTAACTTATCATACGGAACAACTCACCAAACCCGACGATTTCTTTATCTAATAGAACTGACACTGCTTCAATCGTTACATCACGTTTCGTAATACCAGTACCGCCATTTGTTAACACGACATCAACATCTTCCCTGTGATAACCAGCTAACACCGCTTGCTGAATACTTTCTTTATCATCTTTCACAATTTCATAAGAGGTCACTTTATGTCCTGCTTCTATTAATAATGCATGTAACAATTGACCACTCTTATCCGTCTCTTCCGTACGTGTATCGGAAATCGTCACGATCTTGCAACGCACTTCTTTTGGAGCTTGTTTTTTATGTTCAGTTACGCTCATTTTTTAT
This genomic interval from Bacillus cereus contains the following:
- a CDS encoding molybdenum cofactor guanylyltransferase; the encoded protein is MSKHTGIVLAGGMSSRFGEPKALAIWKGTTFVEHIVKVMTTALQEVVVISHSDIKERVEQFVQVPVIEDIPHYKGNGPLAGIVSGMEYIEADWYAIMPCDAPNVSQEWFTILLEQTSNEYDAIVPIINGRKQPLLAAYHNRVKEKIYALLQEEKRSMGQLLSQCNVKYVAGEDVQANADWFINVNTKEEYVQAQKDLSNE
- a CDS encoding MogA/MoaB family molybdenum cofactor biosynthesis protein; translated protein: MSVTEHKKQAPKEVRCKIVTISDTRTEETDKSGQLLHALLIEAGHKVTSYEIVKDDKESIQQAVLAGYHREDVDVVLTNGGTGITKRDVTIEAVSVLLDKEIVGFGELFRMISYLEDIGSSAMLSRAIGGTIGRKVVFSMPGSSGAVRLAMNKLILPELGHITFELHRQ